A genomic region of Metopolophium dirhodum isolate CAU chromosome 1, ASM1992520v1, whole genome shotgun sequence contains the following coding sequences:
- the LOC132934309 gene encoding sodium/potassium-transporting ATPase subunit beta-2-like, with protein MVKHNTDTNGIGYEWEYAKVKDDRTIWQKIIMGIYNPSSHEFLGRSAKSWGGILLFYAVFYSSLACMFGICMKVLLSTLNDNTPHFTLSSSLIGTNPGLGFRPMSPNVEDGSLIYYAADNATNVEAWTTELDKFLAVYKNKTLLPDKGNNQQKCGYNMPPQKDKVCEVSLANMGPCATEYKYQYHKAQPCVFIKLNKIFDWEPEFYNNKTDIPADMPHELKETIAQRMKHELFTIWVTCDGEAPADKDNIGPVKLYPQDGFPGYYYPYRNKHDYLSPLIAIHFLNPKRHTLINVECRAWAKNIFYKRSLQNREGSVHFELMID; from the exons ATGGTCAAGCACAACACGGACACGAACGGCATCGGGTACGAATGGGAATACGCCAAGGTGAAGGATGACCGGACGATATGGCAAAAGATCATCATGGGCATATACAACCCGAGCTCGCACGAGTTTCTCGGCCGGTCCGCCAAGAGTTGGg GAGGAATTCTGCTCTTCTATGCCGTGTTTTATTCAAGTTTGGCATGTATGTTCGGCATCTGTATGAAAGTGCTTCTATCTACGTTGAACGACAATACGCCTCATTTCACATTGAGCAGCTCGTTAATTGGCACAAACCCTG GACTAGGATTTCGACCCATGTCCCCGAACGTTGAAGATGGATCACTAATTTACTACGCCGCGGATAACGCGACTAATGTAGAGGCGTGGACTACTGAATTAGACAAGTTCCTGGCtg TGTACAAGAACAAGACATTGTTGCCAGACAAAGGTAATAACCAACAGAAGTGTGGATACAATATGCCACCACAAAAGGACAAGGTTTGCGAGGTCAGCCTGGCCAACATGGGACCATGCGCAACCgaatacaaatatcaatatcatAAAGCTCAGCCCTGCGTTTTCATTAAGCTCAATAAG ATTTTCGACTGGGAACCAGAATTCTACAACAACAAGACAGACATTCCAGCTGACATGCCACACGAACTTAAAGAAACAATTGCACAAAGAATGAAACATGAG TTATTCACAATATGGGTTACCTGTGACGGAGAAGCGCCAGCAGATAAAGATAATATTGGACCAGTAAAGTTATATCCACAAGACGGATTCCCCGGCTACTACTACCCGTACAGAAACAAGCATGACTATCTTAGCCCCTTAATCGCCATACATTTCCTAAATCCAAAAA GACACACTTTGATCAATGTGGAATGCCGTGCCTGGGCCaagaacatattttacaaaCGCAGCTTGCAAAACCGCGAAGGCTCCGTTCACTTTGAATTGATGATCGACTAA